In Brucella melitensis bv. 1 str. 16M, a genomic segment contains:
- a CDS encoding LysR substrate-binding domain-containing protein: protein MTLEQLRIFIEVAEREHLTRASEALHLTPSAVSSAIRNLEERYGATLFNRIGRRIELTGDGRMFLDEARATLARALSAERMLSELGGGKRGFLAIHASQTIASYWLPPFLARFHAAFPLIDVRLTLGNTESVTGATQEGAADIGFVEGSVQVPSLSIAKVATDRLILVTRPDHAWSRSGKLTWDRLFEGNWISREQGSGTRSVFEDAIRASGYDPARLNVALELPSNEAICSAVRSGHYVTAISELVAAPHLIAGALVKADFALPQRQFLMLMHNDRYKTKAIEMLSRYIMEDRVDFHY from the coding sequence ATGACGCTGGAGCAATTGCGAATTTTCATCGAGGTGGCCGAGCGTGAACACCTGACGCGCGCTTCGGAAGCCCTGCATCTCACGCCATCGGCGGTGAGTTCCGCCATTCGCAATCTTGAAGAGCGCTATGGTGCAACGCTTTTCAACCGCATCGGGCGGCGAATAGAACTTACCGGCGACGGGCGCATGTTTCTGGATGAGGCTCGCGCAACGCTTGCGCGTGCGCTTTCAGCCGAGCGCATGTTGTCGGAGCTTGGCGGCGGCAAGCGCGGCTTTCTCGCCATTCACGCCAGCCAGACCATCGCCAGCTATTGGCTGCCGCCCTTTCTGGCGCGGTTTCATGCCGCCTTTCCGCTGATCGATGTGCGCCTGACATTGGGAAACACGGAGAGCGTAACCGGGGCAACGCAGGAAGGGGCTGCCGATATCGGCTTTGTGGAAGGCTCCGTACAGGTGCCATCGCTTTCCATTGCCAAGGTTGCGACTGACCGGCTCATTCTGGTTACACGGCCTGACCATGCCTGGAGTAGAAGCGGCAAACTTACCTGGGACCGGCTTTTTGAAGGGAACTGGATATCGCGCGAACAGGGCTCAGGCACGCGCAGCGTGTTCGAGGATGCGATCCGCGCTTCCGGCTACGATCCGGCAAGGCTGAATGTCGCACTGGAATTGCCGTCGAACGAAGCCATCTGTTCGGCGGTACGCTCCGGTCATTACGTGACCGCCATATCGGAACTCGTCGCCGCGCCGCATCTTATAGCCGGAGCGCTGGTAAAAGCTGATTTTGCTCTCCCGCAGCGCCAGTTTCTCATGCTGATGCACAATGATCGCTATAAAACCAAGGCAATAGAAATGCTATCAAGATATATTATGGAAGACAGGGTAGATTTTCACTATTGA
- a CDS encoding YeiH family protein, giving the protein MPKMTYSKIQNILPGLGLSVAITAAAMVLEKIEEHYAGRAWLEALVIAILLGTAVRSLARPGPRFNKGINFSAKLLLEIAVVLLGASISASAVIEAGSGLIFGIAAVVAVAITLSYGIGRLLKLPHRMAVLVACGNSICGNSAIAAMAPVIGAESEDVAASIAFTAILGVIVVLTLPLLVPLLGLSFTQYGILAGLTVYAVPQVLAATAPVSLLSVQLGTLVKLVRVLMLGPVILVFALISGNKNADVKPGFFQLVPWFIIGFLAMMALHSLHLIPEAILPAIQYASMLLTIISMAALGLGVDIRSVASAGGRVTLTAILSLIALCCISLGLIHMLGVA; this is encoded by the coding sequence ATGCCGAAGATGACATACTCAAAAATCCAGAATATCCTCCCCGGACTTGGCTTAAGCGTCGCCATTACCGCCGCCGCAATGGTGCTAGAGAAAATCGAGGAGCATTATGCGGGGCGGGCATGGCTGGAAGCGCTTGTGATTGCAATCCTTTTGGGAACTGCTGTGCGCAGCCTGGCCCGCCCCGGCCCGCGGTTCAACAAGGGCATCAATTTTTCCGCCAAGCTGCTTCTGGAAATTGCCGTCGTGCTTCTCGGTGCATCGATCAGCGCCAGCGCGGTCATCGAGGCCGGCTCCGGCCTCATTTTCGGCATTGCGGCGGTGGTCGCCGTGGCGATTACGCTGAGCTATGGCATCGGGCGCCTGCTTAAACTTCCCCATCGCATGGCGGTTCTGGTGGCCTGCGGCAATTCCATTTGCGGCAACTCGGCAATCGCCGCCATGGCACCGGTCATCGGCGCAGAGAGCGAAGACGTTGCCGCTTCCATCGCCTTCACGGCAATTCTCGGCGTGATCGTCGTTCTCACCCTGCCCTTGCTGGTGCCGCTGCTCGGCCTTTCCTTTACGCAATATGGCATTCTGGCGGGCCTTACCGTCTATGCCGTTCCGCAGGTTCTGGCCGCAACCGCGCCGGTTTCACTCCTCAGCGTGCAGCTCGGCACGCTGGTAAAGCTTGTGCGCGTGCTGATGCTTGGCCCGGTCATTCTGGTCTTCGCCCTGATTTCGGGCAACAAGAATGCTGACGTGAAGCCCGGCTTCTTTCAGCTTGTACCCTGGTTCATCATCGGCTTTCTCGCCATGATGGCGCTGCATTCGCTGCATCTGATCCCCGAAGCAATCCTGCCCGCCATCCAATATGCCTCGATGCTTCTCACCATCATTTCCATGGCGGCCCTCGGCCTCGGTGTCGATATCCGCTCGGTGGCGTCGGCAGGCGGCAGGGTGACGCTGACCGCCATTCTATCCCTGATTGCACTTTGCTGCATCAGCCTCGGCCTCATCCATATGCTGGGTGTAGCGTGA
- the rpsA gene encoding 30S ribosomal protein S1 — translation MSQSNPTRADFESLLAESFAEHDLAEGYVVKGRIVAIEKDMAIIDAGLKVEGRVPLKEFGAKGKDGTLKPGDEVEVYVERIENALGEAVLSREKARREESWVKLEQKFANGERVDGVIFNQVKGGFTVDLDGAVAFLPRSQVDIRPIRDVTPLMHVPQPFEILKMDKRRGNIVVSRRTVLEESRAEQRSEIVQNLEEGQVVEGVVKNITDYGAFVDLGGIDGLLHVTDMAWRRVNHPSEILTIGQTVKVQIIRINQETHRISLGMKQLESDPWDGIGAKYPIGKKITGTVTNITDYGAFVEIEPGIEGLIHVSEMSWTKKNVHPGKILSTTQEVEVVVLEVDPVKRRISLGLKQTLDNPWTTFAQKYPVGTVVEGEVKNKTEFGLFIGLDGDVDGMVHLSDLDWNRPGEQVIEEYNKGEVVKAVVLDVDVEKERISLGIKQLSGDKVGEAAASGELRKNAVVTCEVTAVTDGGLEVRLVDHDLDSFIRRSDLSRDRDEQRPERFTVGQKVDARVIAFDKKTRKLQVSIKALEIAEEKEAVAQYGSSDSGASLGDILGAALKKQEKN, via the coding sequence ATGTCTCAATCCAACCCTACCCGCGCAGATTTCGAGTCCCTGCTGGCAGAATCCTTTGCGGAACATGATCTTGCTGAAGGCTATGTCGTCAAGGGCCGCATCGTCGCCATCGAAAAGGACATGGCGATCATCGACGCCGGTCTGAAGGTCGAAGGTCGCGTGCCGTTGAAGGAATTTGGCGCAAAGGGCAAAGACGGCACGCTGAAGCCGGGCGACGAAGTGGAAGTTTACGTCGAGCGTATCGAAAACGCTCTGGGCGAAGCTGTCCTGTCGCGCGAAAAAGCACGCCGCGAAGAAAGCTGGGTCAAGCTCGAGCAGAAGTTTGCCAATGGCGAGCGCGTCGATGGTGTCATCTTCAATCAGGTCAAGGGTGGTTTCACCGTCGACCTCGATGGTGCTGTTGCCTTCCTGCCGCGCAGCCAGGTCGATATCCGTCCGATCCGCGACGTCACCCCACTCATGCACGTCCCGCAACCGTTTGAAATCCTCAAGATGGACAAGCGCCGCGGCAACATCGTTGTCTCGCGCCGTACCGTTCTTGAAGAAAGCCGTGCGGAACAGCGTTCGGAAATCGTCCAGAACCTTGAAGAAGGTCAGGTCGTTGAAGGCGTCGTCAAGAACATCACCGATTACGGTGCGTTCGTCGACCTCGGCGGCATTGACGGTCTCCTGCACGTGACCGACATGGCATGGCGCCGCGTCAACCATCCGTCGGAAATCCTCACCATCGGCCAGACGGTCAAGGTGCAGATCATCCGCATCAACCAGGAAACCCATCGTATCTCGCTCGGCATGAAGCAGCTTGAGAGCGATCCTTGGGATGGTATCGGCGCGAAGTACCCGATCGGCAAAAAGATCACCGGCACCGTCACGAACATCACCGATTACGGTGCGTTCGTCGAAATCGAGCCGGGCATCGAAGGCCTCATCCACGTTTCCGAAATGTCGTGGACCAAGAAGAATGTCCATCCGGGCAAGATTCTGTCCACCACGCAGGAAGTCGAAGTCGTTGTGCTCGAAGTTGATCCGGTCAAGCGCCGTATCTCGCTCGGCCTCAAGCAGACCCTCGACAATCCGTGGACGACCTTTGCCCAGAAGTACCCTGTCGGTACCGTCGTTGAAGGCGAAGTCAAGAACAAGACCGAATTCGGCCTGTTCATCGGCCTCGACGGCGACGTTGACGGCATGGTTCACCTCTCCGACCTCGACTGGAACCGTCCGGGCGAACAGGTCATCGAAGAGTACAACAAGGGTGAAGTGGTCAAGGCTGTCGTTCTCGACGTTGATGTCGAGAAGGAACGCATCTCGCTCGGCATCAAGCAGCTTTCCGGCGACAAGGTCGGCGAAGCAGCAGCTTCCGGCGAACTGCGCAAGAATGCCGTCGTCACCTGCGAAGTGACCGCCGTTACCGATGGTGGCCTTGAGGTCCGTCTGGTCGATCACGACCTCGACAGCTTCATCCGCCGTTCGGATCTGTCGCGTGACCGCGACGAACAGCGTCCGGAACGCTTCACGGTCGGTCAGAAGGTTGACGCCCGCGTCATCGCCTTCGACAAGAAGACCCGCAAGTTGCAGGTCTCGATCAAGGCGCTCGAAATCGCTGAAGAAAAGGAAGCAGTCGCTCAGTACGGTTCGTCCGACTCCGGCGCTTCGCTCGGCGACATTCTCGGCGCTGCCCTGAAGAAGCAGGAAAAGAACTGA
- the cmk gene encoding (d)CMP kinase, with protein MKSFVVAPFIVVIDGPAASGKGTLARRIATHYGMPHLDTGLTYRAVAKALLDKGLPLDDEALATDAALSLDLLAMDKAVLSAHAIGEAASKVAVMPAVRRALVEAQRHFANALPSSVLDGRDIGTVVCPDAAIKLFVTASPEVRARRRFDEVLARGDTADFAEILADLKKRDERDMNRTDSPLRPAEDAHLLDTSEMSIEAAFLAAKKLIDHALAQHRG; from the coding sequence ATGAAATCGTTCGTCGTCGCCCCGTTCATTGTCGTCATTGACGGACCGGCCGCCTCGGGCAAGGGAACCCTTGCCCGGCGGATCGCGACACATTACGGGATGCCGCATCTCGATACGGGCCTGACCTATCGCGCGGTCGCCAAGGCGCTTCTCGACAAGGGATTACCCCTTGACGACGAGGCGCTCGCCACCGATGCCGCGCTCAGCCTTGACCTGCTTGCAATGGACAAGGCCGTGCTTTCCGCCCATGCCATCGGCGAGGCGGCGTCGAAAGTGGCCGTCATGCCCGCTGTGCGCCGCGCGCTTGTGGAAGCGCAGCGCCATTTCGCCAATGCCCTGCCATCGAGCGTGCTCGACGGGCGCGATATCGGCACCGTGGTCTGCCCGGATGCGGCGATAAAGCTCTTCGTCACCGCTTCGCCGGAAGTTCGCGCCAGGCGCCGCTTCGACGAGGTTCTGGCCAGGGGCGACACGGCAGATTTTGCCGAAATTCTGGCAGACCTCAAAAAGCGCGACGAGCGCGACATGAACCGCACCGATTCCCCCTTGCGGCCCGCTGAAGACGCCCACTTGCTAGATACGAGTGAAATGAGTATAGAAGCGGCATTTCTGGCGGCAAAAAAGCTGATCGATCACGCTTTGGCGCAGCATAGGGGATAA
- the aroA gene encoding 3-phosphoshikimate 1-carboxyvinyltransferase, which translates to MSHSACPKPATARHSQALTGEIRIPGDKSISHRSFMFGGLASGKTRITGLLEGEDVINTGRAMQAMGARIRKEGDVWIINGVGNGCLLQPEAPLDFGNAGTGARLTMGLVGTYDMKTSFIGDASLSKRPMGRVLNPLREMGVQVEAAEGDRMPLTLIGPRTANPIAYRVPMASAQVKSAVLLAGLNTPGVTTVIEPVMTRDHTEKMLQGFGADLTVETDKDGVRHIRIVGQGKLTGQTIDVPGDPSSTAFPLVAALLVEGSDVTIRNVLMNPTRTGLILTLQEMGADIEIIDPRLAGGEDVADLRVKASKLKGVVVPPERAPSMIDEYPVLAIAASFAEGETVMDGLDELRVKESDRLAAVARGLEANGVDCTEGEMSLTVRGRPGGKGLGGGTVGTHLDHRIAMSFLVMGLASEKPVTVDDSTMIATSFPEFMGMMAGLGAKIAESGAE; encoded by the coding sequence ATGTCCCATTCCGCATGCCCGAAACCAGCAACCGCCCGCCATTCGCAGGCACTTACGGGCGAAATCCGCATTCCGGGCGATAAATCCATTTCCCACCGCTCCTTCATGTTTGGTGGCCTTGCATCGGGTAAAACCCGCATCACCGGCCTGCTTGAGGGCGAAGACGTTATCAACACCGGGCGTGCCATGCAGGCCATGGGTGCCAGGATTCGCAAGGAAGGCGATGTCTGGATCATCAATGGTGTCGGCAATGGCTGCCTGTTGCAGCCCGAAGCGCCGCTTGATTTCGGCAATGCCGGAACCGGCGCGCGCCTGACCATGGGCCTCGTCGGCACGTATGATATGAAGACGTCCTTTATCGGCGATGCCTCGCTTTCCAAGCGCCCGATGGGCCGCGTGCTGAACCCGCTGCGTGAAATGGGTGTTCAGGTTGAGGCCGCCGAAGGCGACCGGATGCCGCTGACGCTGATTGGCCCAAGGACGGCCAACCCGATCGCCTATCGCGTGCCGATGGCTTCCGCACAGGTGAAATCCGCCGTTCTGCTCGCTGGTCTTAACACCCCGGGCGTCACCACCGTGATCGAGCCGGTCATGACGCGCGATCATACGGAAAAGATGCTGCAAGGCTTTGGCGCAGACCTGACGGTTGAAACCGATAAGGATGGTGTGCGCCATATCCGTATTGTCGGCCAGGGCAAGCTTACCGGCCAGACCATCGACGTGCCGGGTGATCCCTCGTCAACGGCTTTTCCGCTGGTGGCCGCCCTTCTGGTCGAAGGTTCGGACGTCACCATCCGCAATGTGCTGATGAACCCGACCCGCACCGGCCTGATCCTGACGTTGCAGGAAATGGGGGCGGATATCGAGATCATCGATCCACGCCTTGCCGGCGGCGAGGATGTCGCCGATCTGCGCGTCAAGGCCTCGAAGCTGAAAGGCGTTGTCGTTCCGCCGGAACGTGCGCCTTCGATGATCGATGAATATCCGGTTCTGGCCATTGCCGCGTCTTTTGCGGAAGGCGAAACCGTGATGGACGGTCTCGATGAACTGCGCGTCAAGGAATCGGATCGTCTGGCGGCCGTTGCGCGCGGCCTTGAAGCCAATGGTGTCGATTGTACCGAAGGCGAGATGTCGCTGACGGTTCGTGGCCGCCCCGGCGGCAAGGGGCTGGGCGGTGGCACGGTTGGAACCCACCTCGACCACCGCATCGCGATGAGTTTCCTCGTCATGGGCCTTGCATCGGAAAAGCCGGTTACGGTGGATGACAGCACCATGATCGCCACCTCTTTCCCGGAATTCATGGGCATGATGGCGGGGCTGGGGGCGAAGATTGCCGAAAGCGGTGCAGAATGA
- a CDS encoding TIGR02300 family protein: protein MAKAELGTKRIDPETGKKFYDLNRDPIISPYTGISYPRSYFEATVESRAAEEEAEEEELDTALEKPEFVSLEDADDETKGSDDLPDLDDDVDLGDDDDDTFLEEEEDEDDDVSGILGGGVGGDDEEG from the coding sequence GTGGCAAAAGCTGAACTTGGTACCAAGCGTATCGACCCGGAAACCGGCAAGAAATTTTACGATCTTAACCGCGATCCGATCATTTCGCCTTATACCGGCATTTCCTATCCGCGCTCCTACTTTGAAGCGACGGTAGAAAGCCGCGCGGCTGAAGAGGAAGCCGAAGAGGAAGAACTGGATACGGCGCTGGAAAAGCCTGAATTCGTCTCGCTCGAAGATGCCGATGACGAAACAAAGGGCAGCGACGACCTGCCGGATCTCGACGATGATGTCGATCTGGGTGACGACGATGACGACACCTTCCTCGAAGAAGAGGAAGACGAGGACGACGACGTGTCGGGCATCCTCGGCGGTGGCGTCGGCGGTGACGACGAAGAAGGCTGA
- a CDS encoding acyltransferase family protein produces MKRLPDFDGLRFVLCLGIACFHYSFRIPVKNEALQGFILTFAYFTDVFFIVSGLFLARRRNYIWDARHYVAFVGKRLARIYPLHVAAFSCYALLSILTAKGLLHPSTPPNMSWWDGLTQLLLIHDWGMGKTFSYNYVSWSLSALFFMYLAFPFFDLLCRRLGNGVLAVVVVAALGGEYLAGLLGASTITRIQLADIGVFRTLPSFLFGMWIAHSQPTRMPKWSIRAGLAICLAIFLFCHPANSTDGNGTLEGPWRLGFLYCCTYLLYAASTQNISTPFRWNIFVKNARYSFTIFILHPLVALFFFKATPEQWGETTAGALMLIGAGAFASVLTAIAAYHLFENPVHRWLVTRIDQWLNREEPQPAVLSHTGSA; encoded by the coding sequence ATGAAAAGACTTCCTGATTTTGATGGCCTGCGCTTTGTACTATGTCTCGGAATTGCCTGTTTTCATTATTCCTTTCGGATTCCGGTGAAGAATGAAGCACTTCAGGGATTTATATTAACATTTGCTTATTTTACCGATGTCTTTTTTATCGTATCCGGCCTGTTTCTCGCTCGTCGTCGCAATTACATCTGGGATGCCCGTCATTATGTGGCTTTCGTGGGCAAGCGGCTGGCGCGAATCTATCCGCTGCATGTGGCGGCATTCTCCTGTTACGCACTTTTGTCGATCCTGACGGCCAAGGGGCTGCTTCACCCGTCAACCCCACCGAATATGAGCTGGTGGGATGGCCTGACCCAGCTTCTGCTTATTCATGACTGGGGCATGGGAAAGACATTTTCCTACAATTATGTAAGCTGGTCGCTGAGCGCGCTGTTTTTCATGTATCTGGCCTTTCCGTTTTTCGACCTCCTGTGCAGGCGGCTTGGCAACGGGGTGCTTGCGGTCGTTGTCGTGGCCGCGCTTGGCGGGGAGTATCTGGCCGGGCTGCTTGGCGCCTCCACGATCACGCGCATCCAGTTAGCCGATATCGGGGTTTTCCGCACGCTGCCATCCTTCCTGTTCGGCATGTGGATTGCTCACAGCCAGCCCACCCGGATGCCAAAATGGTCAATCCGGGCGGGTCTTGCCATCTGTCTGGCCATATTCCTGTTCTGTCATCCGGCAAACAGCACAGACGGGAACGGCACACTGGAAGGCCCGTGGCGCCTTGGTTTCCTCTATTGCTGTACCTATCTGCTTTATGCGGCCAGCACGCAGAATATTTCTACGCCGTTTCGCTGGAATATTTTCGTGAAAAATGCCCGCTACAGCTTCACCATCTTCATTCTTCACCCGCTGGTGGCGCTGTTCTTCTTCAAAGCCACCCCGGAGCAGTGGGGGGAGACGACGGCTGGTGCGCTCATGCTTATTGGCGCAGGCGCTTTCGCGAGTGTGTTGACCGCTATTGCGGCTTACCATCTATTTGAAAATCCGGTCCACCGCTGGCTGGTGACGCGGATTGACCAGTGGCTGAACCGGGAGGAGCCTCAGCCGGCAGTCCTCTCACACACGGGGTCCGCCTGA
- a CDS encoding CHRD domain-containing protein: MKYRFIFLLGIASVFTMPAMAEVLHFKAELTPQAEVPAVHNSRGKGSVEVHFDTRTRRLVWQSEQSGLSGPATMAHFHGPADPTKNANVQIPVSAGQLGHKGRGDVKLTNEQAKQLMDGLWYFNYHTKAHPGGEIRGQVLRVKQ; the protein is encoded by the coding sequence ATGAAATACAGATTTATCTTTTTGCTTGGCATCGCATCAGTTTTCACCATGCCAGCCATGGCGGAAGTGCTTCATTTCAAGGCAGAACTGACGCCGCAGGCCGAAGTTCCGGCTGTGCACAATTCCAGAGGCAAAGGGTCTGTCGAGGTGCACTTCGATACCAGGACGAGGCGCCTTGTATGGCAGAGCGAACAATCGGGCCTTTCCGGCCCGGCAACAATGGCGCACTTCCATGGTCCGGCCGATCCGACAAAGAACGCGAATGTTCAGATTCCTGTTTCTGCCGGTCAACTCGGTCATAAAGGCAGGGGCGATGTGAAGCTGACCAATGAACAGGCGAAGCAACTGATGGACGGGCTTTGGTACTTCAATTATCACACGAAAGCGCACCCCGGCGGTGAAATTCGCGGACAAGTTCTGCGTGTGAAGCAATAA
- a CDS encoding isovaleryl-CoA dehydrogenase yields the protein MFALGQNGGGMNFGLGEEIEALRDTVRRFAESRIAPLAAETDRNNQFPMHLWREFGELGVLGITAPEDYGGAGMGYLAHCIAMEEISRASASIGLSYGAHSNLCVNQITRNGSPEQRAKYLPKLISGEHVGALAMSEPGAGSDVVSMKLAAEKRGDRYVLNGNKMWITNGPDADVLVVYAKTDLSAGPRGISAFIIEKGFKGFSTAQKLDKLGMRGSNTCELVFEDCEVPAENLLGTEGKGVNVLMSGLDYERVVLAGGPLGIMAACLDVVVPYVHERKQFDQPIGEFQLMQCKLADMYVTFNASRAYVYAMAAACDRGETTRKDAAGCILYSAENATQMALQAIQSLGGNGYINDYPTGRLLRDAKLYEIGAGTSEIRRMLIGRELFQETR from the coding sequence ATGTTTGCTTTGGGTCAAAATGGAGGGGGTATGAACTTCGGTCTTGGCGAGGAGATCGAAGCCCTTCGTGACACTGTGCGCCGTTTCGCCGAAAGCCGCATTGCGCCGCTTGCCGCTGAAACCGACCGCAATAATCAATTTCCCATGCATCTTTGGCGTGAATTTGGTGAGCTTGGCGTACTCGGCATTACGGCGCCGGAAGACTATGGTGGCGCAGGCATGGGCTATCTCGCCCATTGCATCGCCATGGAGGAGATCAGCCGTGCTTCCGCCTCCATCGGCCTTAGCTACGGCGCCCATTCCAATCTCTGCGTCAACCAGATCACCCGCAACGGTTCGCCCGAACAGCGCGCGAAATATCTGCCGAAACTCATTTCCGGTGAGCATGTCGGCGCGCTGGCCATGTCTGAGCCGGGCGCGGGGTCCGATGTTGTTTCCATGAAGCTTGCCGCCGAAAAGCGCGGGGACCGTTACGTCCTCAACGGCAACAAGATGTGGATCACCAATGGCCCGGATGCCGATGTGCTGGTGGTCTATGCCAAGACAGACCTGTCGGCTGGCCCGCGCGGGATCAGCGCCTTTATCATTGAAAAAGGGTTCAAGGGTTTTTCGACCGCGCAAAAGCTCGACAAACTCGGTATGCGCGGTTCCAACACCTGCGAACTGGTGTTCGAGGATTGCGAAGTGCCAGCCGAAAACCTGCTCGGAACCGAGGGCAAGGGCGTCAATGTGCTGATGTCCGGCCTCGATTATGAGCGCGTGGTGCTGGCGGGTGGGCCGCTCGGCATCATGGCGGCCTGCCTCGATGTCGTGGTGCCCTATGTGCATGAGCGCAAGCAGTTCGACCAGCCAATCGGTGAATTCCAGCTCATGCAGTGCAAGCTTGCCGACATGTATGTGACCTTCAACGCTTCACGCGCTTATGTCTATGCCATGGCCGCAGCCTGCGACCGGGGTGAGACGACGCGCAAGGATGCGGCGGGCTGCATTCTTTACTCTGCGGAAAATGCCACGCAGATGGCCTTGCAGGCGATCCAGTCTCTCGGCGGCAACGGCTATATCAACGATTATCCGACGGGCCGCCTTTTGCGCGATGCCAAGCTTTATGAAATCGGCGCGGGCACGTCGGAAATCCGGCGTATGCTGATCGGACGGGAACTCTTTCAGGAGACCCGTTGA
- a CDS encoding carboxyl transferase domain-containing protein, whose protein sequence is MPVLKSEISTRSTSFEANRKAMLAAIDVVAEASRIAIDGGGEKARDRHVSRGKLLPRERVAQLLDPGSPFLELGLTAAHGMYGGPAPAAGFITGIGRVSGRECMIVCNDATVKGGTYYPMTVKKHLRAQEIAGENRLPCIYLVDSGGANLPNQDEVFPDRDHFGRIFYNQAQMSAAGIPQVAVVMGSCTAGGAYVPAMSDETVIVRGQGTIFLAGPPLVKAATGEVVSAEDLGGGDVHTRLSGVADHLANDDAHALQIARAIAANLASEKRSFIPRGDGAAPLYDPEELLGVVSADTRIPYDVREVIARLVDGSDFDEFKARYGTTLVCSFASVYGMPVSIITNNGVLFSEAALKGAHFIELCCQRNIPLVFLQNITGFMVGRKYEAEGIAKHGAKLVTAVATANVPKITMLIGASYGAGNYGMAGRAYSPRFLWTWPNSRIAVMGGEQAAGVLATVKRDGIERTGGTWSAEEEAEFKRPTLEMFERQSHPLYASARLWDDGIVDPRKSREVLGLSLSATLNAPVEPTRFGIFRM, encoded by the coding sequence ATGCCGGTTCTGAAATCTGAAATCTCGACGCGCAGCACAAGCTTCGAGGCCAACCGCAAGGCCATGCTGGCGGCAATCGACGTGGTGGCGGAAGCCTCGCGCATTGCCATTGACGGCGGCGGCGAGAAAGCGCGCGACCGCCATGTTTCGCGCGGAAAACTTCTGCCTCGTGAGCGCGTGGCGCAATTGCTCGATCCGGGTTCCCCCTTTCTGGAACTGGGGCTGACGGCAGCGCATGGCATGTATGGCGGGCCAGCGCCCGCCGCTGGCTTCATCACCGGCATCGGGCGCGTATCGGGCCGCGAATGCATGATCGTCTGCAATGATGCGACGGTAAAGGGTGGCACCTATTATCCGATGACGGTGAAAAAGCATCTGCGCGCGCAGGAGATTGCAGGCGAAAATCGCCTGCCCTGCATTTATCTGGTCGATTCCGGCGGCGCGAACCTGCCCAATCAGGATGAGGTTTTCCCGGATCGCGACCATTTCGGACGCATTTTCTACAATCAGGCGCAGATGTCGGCGGCAGGCATTCCGCAGGTGGCCGTGGTCATGGGATCATGCACGGCAGGCGGCGCTTACGTACCCGCCATGAGCGACGAGACGGTGATCGTGCGGGGCCAAGGCACGATCTTTCTGGCAGGCCCCCCTCTGGTCAAGGCTGCAACCGGCGAAGTGGTGAGCGCGGAAGATCTTGGCGGTGGCGATGTACACACCCGGCTTTCCGGCGTGGCGGATCATCTTGCCAATGACGATGCACACGCCTTGCAGATCGCACGCGCCATTGCCGCTAATCTGGCTAGCGAGAAGCGCTCGTTCATTCCAAGAGGCGACGGCGCTGCCCCGCTTTACGACCCGGAAGAACTGCTCGGCGTCGTTTCCGCCGATACGCGCATTCCCTATGATGTGCGCGAGGTGATCGCGCGGCTGGTCGATGGCTCCGATTTCGATGAGTTCAAGGCGCGCTACGGCACAACTTTGGTCTGCAGTTTTGCCAGCGTCTACGGCATGCCGGTCAGCATTATTACCAATAATGGCGTGCTGTTTTCCGAAGCAGCACTCAAGGGCGCGCATTTCATCGAGCTTTGCTGCCAGCGCAATATTCCGCTGGTGTTTTTGCAAAATATCACCGGCTTTATGGTCGGGCGCAAATATGAGGCCGAAGGCATTGCCAAGCACGGCGCCAAACTGGTGACGGCGGTGGCGACCGCCAATGTGCCGAAGATCACCATGCTGATCGGCGCGTCCTATGGCGCGGGCAATTACGGCATGGCGGGACGGGCCTATTCGCCGCGCTTCCTGTGGACCTGGCCGAACAGCCGCATTGCGGTGATGGGCGGCGAGCAGGCGGCAGGCGTGCTGGCAACCGTCAAGCGCGACGGGATCGAGCGCACCGGCGGCACATGGTCGGCGGAAGAGGAAGCGGAGTTCAAGCGCCCGACGCTCGAAATGTTCGAGCGCCAGAGCCACCCGCTCTATGCCTCGGCGCGGCTTTGGGATGACGGCATCGTCGATCCGCGCAAGAGCCGCGAAGTGCTTGGCCTGTCGCTTTCCGCCACGCTGAACGCGCCGGTCGAGCCGACGCGTTTTGGCATCTTCAGAATGTGA